A genomic window from Cupriavidus metallidurans CH34 includes:
- a CDS encoding 5'-methylthioadenosine/adenosylhomocysteine nucleosidase has translation MTLGILAALHDEVDGLIAAMRHEDARATKRTIGMRDYYSGTLHGQPVVLVLARIGKVAAAATTVTLIREFGVNEIVFSGLAGGVGPEVRVGDIVVADRTVQHDLDARPLFPRHEVPLLARTEFPADPGLTGALRQAAEDFLRQDLATEVPDGVLARFGVRDPRLHVGMIASGDQFIGSPAAVSGLREQLPALQAVEMEGAALAQICYEYGVPYALLRTISDRADDTAHVDFSSFLRDVASHYSGAILRRFLDAKA, from the coding sequence ATGACCCTCGGCATTCTTGCCGCCCTGCACGATGAAGTCGACGGGCTGATCGCCGCCATGCGCCATGAGGACGCGCGCGCCACGAAGCGCACGATCGGGATGCGCGATTACTACAGCGGCACGCTGCACGGCCAGCCGGTGGTGCTGGTGCTGGCACGGATCGGCAAGGTGGCCGCGGCGGCCACGACGGTCACGCTGATCCGCGAGTTCGGTGTGAACGAGATCGTCTTCTCCGGCTTGGCCGGCGGTGTCGGCCCGGAGGTTCGGGTGGGCGATATCGTGGTGGCCGACCGCACCGTCCAGCATGATCTGGACGCCCGGCCACTGTTCCCGCGCCACGAAGTGCCGTTGCTCGCCCGGACCGAATTCCCGGCCGATCCCGGCCTCACCGGCGCTTTGCGCCAGGCCGCCGAGGACTTCCTTCGGCAAGATCTGGCCACTGAAGTCCCGGATGGCGTGCTGGCTCGCTTCGGGGTGCGCGATCCGCGCCTGCACGTGGGGATGATCGCCAGCGGCGACCAGTTCATCGGCTCGCCGGCGGCGGTCAGCGGATTGCGCGAGCAATTGCCGGCGCTGCAGGCCGTGGAAATGGAAGGCGCCGCCCTGGCGCAGATTTGCTACGAATATGGCGTGCCCTACGCGCTACTGCGAACGATCTCGGACCGGGCCGACGACACCGCGCATGTGGATTTTTCGTCATTTCTACGTGACGTCGCCAGTCACTACTCCGGGGCGATCCTGCGTCGATTCCTTGATGCAAAGGCTTGA
- the hemA gene encoding glutamyl-tRNA reductase, giving the protein MQLLAIGINHTTAPVSLRERVAFPLEQIKPALGALRTHLSGRNGTEAAILSTCNRTEIYCATDVLKPGEEGFEHTLRWLAQHHNVPASELAPHLYALPQSEAVRHAFRVASGLDSMVLGETQILGQLKDAVRTAGEAGALGTYLNQLFQRTFAVAKEVRGQTEIGAHSVSMAAAAVRLAQRIFESVSTQRVLFIGAGEMIELCATHFAAQTPRQIVVANRTVERGEKLAEQLSEQGLTTQAIRLQDLGDRLHEFDIVVSCTASSLPIIGLGAVERAVKRRKHRPIMMVDLAVPRDVEPEVARLDDVFLYTVDDLGAVVREGNALRQAAVAQAEAIIDSRVLNFMHWLETRSVVPVIRELQSQGEAIRQAEVERARRMLARGDDPAAVLEALSGALTRKFLHGPTHALNHTQGEDREALLRLVPGLFRHSSHSER; this is encoded by the coding sequence ATGCAACTGCTCGCGATCGGTATCAATCACACCACGGCACCCGTCTCGCTCCGCGAACGTGTGGCGTTTCCGCTTGAGCAGATCAAACCCGCGCTTGGCGCACTGCGCACCCACCTCTCGGGTCGCAACGGTACCGAAGCCGCCATTCTCTCCACCTGCAACCGCACCGAGATCTACTGCGCGACCGACGTGCTGAAGCCGGGCGAGGAAGGTTTCGAGCACACGCTGCGCTGGCTGGCGCAGCATCACAACGTCCCCGCTTCTGAATTGGCGCCGCACCTGTACGCGCTGCCCCAGTCGGAAGCCGTGCGCCATGCGTTTCGCGTGGCCAGCGGCCTGGACTCGATGGTGCTCGGCGAAACGCAGATCCTGGGGCAGTTGAAGGATGCGGTGCGCACCGCCGGTGAGGCCGGCGCGCTGGGCACGTACCTGAACCAGCTTTTCCAGCGCACGTTCGCGGTGGCCAAGGAAGTCCGCGGCCAGACCGAGATCGGCGCGCATTCAGTGTCGATGGCGGCCGCTGCGGTTCGCCTGGCGCAGCGCATTTTCGAGAGCGTCTCCACGCAGCGCGTGCTGTTCATCGGCGCCGGCGAGATGATCGAACTGTGCGCCACGCACTTCGCCGCGCAGACGCCGCGCCAGATCGTGGTGGCCAACCGTACCGTCGAACGCGGCGAAAAGCTGGCCGAACAGTTGTCCGAGCAGGGGCTGACCACCCAGGCGATCCGCCTGCAGGACCTTGGCGACCGTCTGCATGAATTCGACATCGTCGTCTCCTGCACCGCGAGTTCGCTGCCGATCATCGGCCTGGGCGCGGTCGAACGCGCGGTCAAGCGCCGCAAGCATCGCCCGATCATGATGGTCGATCTTGCCGTACCGCGTGACGTGGAGCCTGAAGTTGCACGCCTGGATGACGTGTTCCTGTACACCGTCGACGACCTTGGCGCCGTCGTGCGCGAAGGCAACGCGCTGCGTCAGGCTGCCGTGGCGCAGGCCGAGGCCATCATCGATTCCCGCGTGCTGAATTTCATGCACTGGCTGGAGACGCGCAGCGTCGTGCCCGTCATCCGCGAACTGCAATCGCAGGGCGAGGCGATCCGCCAGGCCGAAGTCGAACGCGCGCGCCGGATGCTGGCGCGCGGTGACGACCCCGCGGCCGTGCTCGAGGCGCTCTCTGGCGCGCTGACCCGCAAGTTCCTGCACGGCCCGACCCACGCGCTGAACCACACCCAGGGCGAGGACCGCGAGGCGCTGCTGCGCCTGGTGCCGGGCCTGTTCCGCCACAGCAGCCACTCCGAGCGCTAG
- the prfA gene encoding peptide chain release factor 1, producing the protein MKASISTKLDQLAERLDEVNALLAREDATANMDQYRKLSREHAELSPVAEQYGQYRQAQDDLATAQALLDDPEMKEFAADEIDAARERLQSLENSLQTLLLPKDPNDDRNLLLEIRAGTGGEESALFAADLLRMYTRYAERRRWQVEIMSESPSDLGGYKEVIVRIAGDAAFSRLKFESGGHRVQRVPATESQGRIHTSACTVAVMPEADEVGEVEINPSDLRVDTFRASGAGGQHVNKTDSAVRLTHLPTGIVVECQDDRSQHRNKEKAMKVLAARIKDMQLRAAQAKEANTRRNLIGSGDRSDRIRTYNFPQGRVTDHRINLTLYKIDMIMDGDLDELISALSAEHQADQLAALGEES; encoded by the coding sequence ATGAAAGCCAGCATTTCCACCAAGCTCGACCAATTGGCCGAACGACTCGATGAAGTCAACGCCCTGCTCGCCCGCGAAGACGCGACGGCGAACATGGACCAGTACCGCAAACTGTCGCGCGAACATGCCGAGCTGTCGCCGGTGGCGGAGCAGTACGGCCAGTATCGCCAGGCCCAGGATGACCTGGCCACGGCGCAGGCGCTGCTTGACGACCCAGAGATGAAGGAGTTTGCGGCCGATGAAATCGACGCGGCCCGCGAGCGTCTCCAGTCACTCGAAAACTCGCTGCAGACCCTGTTGCTGCCGAAGGATCCGAACGACGACCGCAACCTGTTGCTCGAAATCCGCGCCGGCACTGGCGGCGAGGAAAGCGCGCTTTTCGCCGCCGACCTGCTCCGCATGTACACGCGTTATGCGGAACGTCGGCGCTGGCAGGTCGAGATCATGAGCGAGTCGCCCTCGGACCTTGGCGGTTACAAGGAAGTGATCGTCCGGATCGCTGGCGATGCCGCGTTTTCCCGGCTCAAGTTCGAGTCGGGTGGCCATCGCGTGCAGCGTGTGCCGGCCACCGAATCGCAGGGTCGCATCCATACGTCGGCCTGTACCGTGGCCGTCATGCCGGAAGCGGACGAGGTTGGGGAAGTCGAGATCAACCCATCGGATCTGCGCGTTGACACGTTCCGCGCGTCGGGCGCGGGCGGCCAGCACGTGAACAAGACTGACTCCGCCGTGCGCCTGACCCACCTGCCGACGGGCATCGTGGTCGAATGTCAGGACGACCGAAGCCAGCATCGCAACAAGGAAAAAGCGATGAAGGTGCTGGCCGCGCGCATCAAGGACATGCAGCTCCGCGCGGCGCAGGCCAAAGAGGCCAACACGCGCCGCAATCTGATCGGTTCTGGCGACCGCAGCGACCGCATCCGCACCTACAATTTCCCGCAAGGCCGGGTGACGGACCACCGTATCAACCTGACGCTCTACAAGATCGACATGATCATGGATGGCGACCTCGACGAGCTGATTTCCGCACTCTCCGCCGAGCACCAGGCCGACCAGTTGGCCGCCCTGGGTGAGGAATCCTGA
- the prmC gene encoding peptide chain release factor N(5)-glutamine methyltransferase, producing the protein MSPSPQGALPPAPTLREALTLAAIAGLPVLEARMLLSHVTGFTRTQLITRDNDHLDAPKRDAFATLLARRLTGEPMAYLIGEREFFGRTFRVTPDVLIPRPDTEVAAEASLARIADVKAPRVLDMGTGSGILAVTIARERPDAEVWATDISRGALMVAEDNARALQAENIRFLVSDWYEDLPVGLCFNLIVSNPPYIAEGDPHLVEGDLRFEPIDALTDHEDGLSDLATIVAGATARLLPGGWLLMEHGYDQGAAMRAQLAEAGFVEVFTTRDLAGLERCSGGRLRG; encoded by the coding sequence ATGTCCCCGAGTCCTCAGGGCGCGCTGCCGCCCGCCCCCACGCTGCGCGAGGCGCTGACCCTCGCAGCCATCGCCGGCCTACCGGTGCTGGAGGCCCGCATGTTGCTCTCGCATGTGACGGGATTCACGCGCACGCAGCTGATCACGCGTGACAACGACCATCTGGACGCGCCAAAACGTGATGCATTTGCCACGTTGCTGGCCCGCCGGCTGACCGGGGAACCCATGGCCTATCTGATTGGAGAGCGTGAGTTCTTCGGCCGTACCTTCCGCGTCACCCCCGATGTGCTGATCCCTCGTCCAGATACCGAAGTGGCCGCCGAGGCATCGCTGGCGCGCATTGCCGACGTCAAGGCGCCACGCGTGCTGGACATGGGCACGGGCTCGGGCATCCTGGCCGTGACGATCGCCCGCGAGCGGCCCGACGCCGAAGTCTGGGCCACCGATATCTCCCGTGGCGCGCTGATGGTGGCCGAAGACAACGCCCGCGCGCTTCAGGCCGAGAACATCCGATTCCTGGTTTCCGACTGGTATGAGGACTTGCCGGTCGGATTGTGCTTCAACCTTATCGTCAGCAATCCGCCGTACATCGCGGAGGGTGACCCCCATCTGGTGGAAGGCGACCTGCGGTTCGAGCCGATCGACGCGCTGACCGATCATGAAGACGGTCTGAGCGACCTGGCCACCATCGTGGCGGGCGCCACCGCGCGGTTGCTGCCGGGCGGCTGGCTGCTGATGGAACACGGTTACGACCAGGGCGCCGCCATGCGCGCGCAGCTGGCCGAGGCGGGCTTTGTCGAGGTCTTCACCACGCGCGATCTGGCCGGGCTCGAGCGCTGCAGCGGTGGCCGCCTGCGCGGTTGA
- the grxD gene encoding Grx4 family monothiol glutaredoxin, translated as MSDVQQKIDQIVKGSPVVLFMKGTAQFPMCGFSGRAIQILKACGVDAPTTVNVLEDEGIRQGIKEYANWPTIPQLYVNGEFIGGSDIMMEMYQNGELQSLLKA; from the coding sequence ATGAGTGACGTACAGCAGAAGATCGACCAGATCGTGAAGGGCAGCCCCGTGGTCCTGTTCATGAAGGGCACCGCGCAATTTCCGATGTGCGGTTTCTCGGGCCGGGCCATCCAGATCCTGAAGGCATGTGGCGTAGACGCCCCGACCACGGTCAACGTGCTCGAAGACGAAGGGATCCGCCAGGGCATCAAGGAATACGCCAACTGGCCGACGATTCCGCAGCTCTATGTGAACGGCGAGTTCATCGGCGGTTCGGACATCATGATGGAGATGTACCAGAACGGCGAACTGCAATCGCTGCTGAAGGCTTGA
- a CDS encoding UbiX family flavin prenyltransferase has product MPVTNGRAPQRLIIAITGATGAIYGVRLLQALQGVADVETHLLMSPAGVMNLQHELDMGRAEVEALADVVHNVRDIGATIASGSFRANAMIVAPCSMRTLAAIAHGLSDNLITRAADVTLKERRKLVLMVRETPLNLAHLRNMTAVTEMGGIVFPPVPGFYQKPQTIDELVDHTVGRVLDLVDLREIGEKLAPGWGGLNNSAED; this is encoded by the coding sequence ATGCCTGTGACCAACGGCCGCGCGCCGCAACGGCTGATCATCGCCATCACGGGCGCGACGGGCGCCATCTACGGCGTCCGGCTCCTGCAAGCGCTCCAGGGGGTGGCCGATGTGGAAACGCATCTGCTGATGTCGCCCGCCGGCGTGATGAACCTGCAGCACGAACTCGACATGGGCCGCGCCGAAGTGGAAGCGCTGGCCGATGTGGTTCACAACGTGCGCGACATCGGCGCGACGATCGCCAGCGGTTCCTTCCGCGCCAACGCGATGATCGTGGCGCCCTGCTCGATGCGCACCCTCGCGGCAATCGCCCACGGCCTTTCCGACAACCTCATCACGCGCGCGGCGGACGTCACGCTCAAGGAGCGGCGCAAGCTGGTGCTGATGGTGCGGGAAACACCGCTAAATCTGGCGCATCTGCGCAATATGACCGCGGTGACGGAAATGGGTGGGATCGTGTTCCCGCCGGTGCCCGGGTTCTACCAGAAGCCACAGACAATCGACGAACTGGTCGACCACACGGTCGGACGAGTACTCGACCTGGTCGATCTGCGCGAGATCGGCGAAAAGCTCGCGCCCGGCTGGGGTGGGCTGAACAACAGCGCGGAAGATTGA
- the amaB gene encoding L-piperidine-6-carboxylate dehydrogenase, whose protein sequence is MKAQEIAACWQAMDLPPPWTPAEGAAPGVLAVRSPIDGEVFGQLAMCDAALANARIARAHAAQTTWALTPAPARGEVVRRFGEALRANKDALGRLVSLESGKILQEGLGEVQEMIDICDFAVGLSRQLHGLTIASERPAHAMRETWHPYGLCGVISAFNFPVAVWAWNAALALVCGNGVVWKPSEKTPLCALAAQGLLDRVFERHAPQFDGLSCVLTGGRQLGEHLVQHPAVRLMSATGSTRMGREVGMACAAHFKRAILELGGNNAAIVTPSAELEMTIRAMTFAAAGTAGQRCTTLRRAFVHADLIETVTNRLRQVFARLPVGDPLEDGTLVGPLIDHAAGDTMANALASCRAQGNVVHGGERLLGDRYPHACYVRPALVLTDAQHDTMLTETFAPILYLMPYTSLDEAIALNNAASHGLSSCIFTESLREAERFLSSAGSDCGIANVNIGTSGAEIGGAFGGEKATGGGRESGSDAWKGYMRRATNTINYGDALPLAQGIRFDV, encoded by the coding sequence ATGAAAGCGCAAGAGATCGCAGCTTGCTGGCAGGCCATGGACCTGCCGCCACCGTGGACGCCAGCCGAAGGCGCCGCGCCAGGCGTGCTGGCCGTGCGTTCGCCGATCGACGGCGAGGTGTTCGGCCAGCTTGCGATGTGTGATGCCGCGCTGGCCAACGCGCGGATCGCGCGCGCCCATGCGGCCCAGACCACCTGGGCGCTGACGCCCGCGCCAGCGCGGGGCGAGGTGGTGCGGCGCTTTGGCGAGGCGCTGCGCGCAAACAAGGATGCGCTCGGGCGACTGGTCTCGCTGGAGTCCGGCAAGATCCTGCAGGAAGGCCTTGGCGAAGTGCAGGAGATGATCGATATCTGCGACTTCGCGGTAGGGCTGTCGCGCCAGTTGCACGGACTGACGATCGCCTCGGAGCGGCCCGCGCACGCGATGCGCGAAACCTGGCATCCGTATGGCCTGTGCGGCGTGATCTCGGCCTTCAATTTTCCGGTGGCCGTGTGGGCGTGGAATGCCGCGCTGGCGCTGGTCTGCGGCAACGGCGTGGTGTGGAAGCCGTCGGAAAAGACACCGCTTTGCGCGCTGGCCGCGCAGGGATTGCTCGATCGCGTATTCGAACGCCACGCGCCACAGTTCGACGGGCTCAGCTGCGTGCTGACCGGCGGCCGCCAGCTTGGCGAGCACCTCGTGCAGCATCCGGCCGTGCGCTTGATGAGCGCGACCGGATCGACGCGCATGGGCCGCGAAGTCGGCATGGCCTGTGCCGCGCATTTCAAGCGGGCGATTCTCGAACTCGGCGGCAACAACGCGGCGATCGTCACGCCATCGGCCGAGCTTGAAATGACGATTCGCGCGATGACGTTTGCGGCGGCGGGCACCGCCGGGCAGCGATGCACCACGTTGCGGCGCGCCTTTGTCCATGCCGATCTGATCGAGACCGTCACCAATCGGCTGCGACAGGTGTTCGCCCGGCTGCCGGTTGGCGATCCGTTGGAAGACGGCACGTTGGTGGGGCCGCTGATCGATCATGCGGCGGGCGATACGATGGCCAATGCGCTGGCGAGTTGCCGTGCCCAAGGGAACGTCGTGCACGGCGGAGAGCGTCTGCTTGGCGACCGCTATCCCCATGCCTGCTACGTGCGGCCCGCGCTGGTACTGACCGACGCGCAGCACGACACGATGCTGACCGAGACGTTCGCGCCGATTCTCTATCTGATGCCATACACCTCGCTGGATGAGGCCATCGCGCTCAATAACGCAGCGTCGCACGGGCTGTCGTCGTGCATCTTCACCGAGTCGTTGCGGGAAGCCGAGCGGTTTCTGTCATCGGCGGGCAGCGATTGCGGCATCGCCAACGTCAATATCGGCACCAGTGGCGCGGAAATCGGCGGCGCCTTTGGCGGCGAAAAGGCGACCGGCGGTGGTCGGGAATCAGGCTCGGATGCGTGGAAGGGCTACATGCGGCGTGCCACGAACACCATCAACTATGGCGATGCGTTGCCGCTGGCACAGGGTATCCGCTTCGACGTTTGA
- a CDS encoding saccharopine dehydrogenase C-terminal domain-containing protein encodes MQPSTLGPAAVRDLTLAPRPLSVVVLGAGKIGRVIAAMLAASGDYRVCLVDHDAHRLDGMPRQIAVRAGDPTEPGTCAALLAGADAVLNALPFHAAVNVAKVAARLGVHYFDLTEDVAATRVIRELGRSARAVLMPQCGLAPGFIGVVGHDLAQRFLRGGGELLDLRMRVGALPRYPSNALKYNLTWSTEGLINEYCNPCEAIVDGRRVELPALEGHETFALDGVEYEAFNTSGGLGTLPDTLAGHARQVDYKSIRYPGHCAQMKLLLNDLRLRERREWLREIFEHAIPVTEQDVVIVFASATGHPPGVRGEGKRGPLTQASFSARIGGMADFAGIGHVNAIQLTTAAGICTALDLVATGVLPQAGFVPQEAMPLDRFLANRFGQHYSHHPLQETLA; translated from the coding sequence ATGCAACCCTCAACGCTTGGTCCCGCCGCCGTGCGCGACCTGACCCTGGCTCCACGGCCGCTATCCGTGGTGGTGCTCGGCGCTGGCAAGATCGGCCGTGTGATTGCCGCGATGCTGGCCGCCTCGGGCGACTACCGCGTCTGCCTGGTCGATCACGACGCGCACCGGCTCGACGGCATGCCGCGCCAGATCGCCGTGCGCGCGGGCGATCCAACCGAACCCGGCACCTGCGCGGCGCTGCTGGCCGGCGCTGATGCGGTGCTCAATGCGCTGCCGTTCCATGCCGCCGTCAACGTGGCAAAAGTGGCAGCGCGGCTTGGCGTGCACTACTTCGATCTGACCGAGGACGTGGCCGCCACCCGGGTGATTCGCGAACTGGGGCGGAGTGCGCGTGCCGTGCTGATGCCCCAGTGTGGGCTCGCGCCGGGTTTCATCGGCGTGGTCGGCCACGACCTCGCGCAGCGCTTCCTGCGCGGCGGCGGCGAACTTCTCGATTTGCGGATGCGCGTGGGCGCGCTGCCGCGCTATCCGAGCAACGCACTCAAGTACAACCTGACGTGGAGTACCGAGGGGCTGATCAACGAGTACTGCAACCCGTGCGAAGCCATCGTCGACGGTCGGCGCGTGGAACTGCCCGCGCTGGAAGGGCATGAGACCTTCGCACTGGACGGCGTCGAATACGAGGCCTTTAATACATCTGGAGGGCTGGGCACTTTGCCAGACACCCTGGCAGGCCATGCGCGGCAAGTCGACTACAAGTCGATCCGCTACCCCGGGCACTGCGCGCAGATGAAACTGCTGCTGAATGACCTGCGGCTGCGCGAACGGCGCGAGTGGCTGCGCGAGATCTTCGAGCACGCGATTCCGGTTACCGAGCAGGACGTGGTGATCGTCTTTGCCAGCGCCACCGGGCATCCGCCCGGCGTGAGGGGCGAAGGCAAGCGTGGACCGCTCACGCAGGCATCGTTCTCCGCGCGCATCGGCGGCATGGCGGACTTTGCCGGGATTGGCCACGTCAACGCGATCCAGCTGACCACGGCGGCGGGCATCTGCACGGCGCTCGACCTTGTGGCCACGGGCGTGCTGCCGCAGGCCGGGTTCGTGCCGCAGGAAGCCATGCCGCTCGACCGGTTCCTGGCCAACCGCTTCGGCCAGCACTACTCGCATCATCCGCTACAGGAGACGCTCGCATGA
- a CDS encoding Lrp/AsnC family transcriptional regulator, whose protein sequence is MAELDQTDRHLLALLQANARESAANLARALGIARTTVVARIARLEKIGVIAGYGVRLGRQMEDNAILAFCGLSVQPKASPAVVRALQRFPEIEELNSVSGPVDYMAVIRCDSHARLDKLLDEIGMLDGVNHTQTSIVLARKIDRRRAAG, encoded by the coding sequence ATGGCGGAACTCGACCAGACCGATCGGCACCTGCTGGCCCTGCTGCAGGCCAACGCACGCGAGAGCGCTGCAAACCTGGCGCGCGCGCTTGGCATCGCCCGTACCACCGTGGTGGCGCGCATCGCGCGCCTGGAGAAGATCGGCGTGATAGCCGGCTACGGCGTGCGGCTGGGCCGCCAGATGGAGGACAACGCGATCCTGGCGTTCTGCGGGCTCTCCGTGCAGCCCAAGGCATCCCCTGCCGTGGTGCGCGCATTGCAACGCTTCCCGGAAATCGAGGAACTCAATTCGGTCAGCGGCCCGGTGGACTACATGGCGGTGATCCGCTGCGACTCGCATGCGCGGCTCGACAAACTGCTCGATGAAATCGGGATGCTCGATGGCGTCAATCACACCCAGACGTCGATCGTGCTGGCGCGGAAGATCGACCGGCGACGGGCCGCTGGCTAG
- the dapB gene encoding 4-hydroxy-tetrahydrodipicolinate reductase: MNNDIRVAVGGVTGWAGGELARGVAHAADMTLVAGLSRGAAGQALAKLTGHADTPGIAVASIEELNQTPYDVYVEYTKPTIAKHNILQALARGAHVVVGTSGLTDDDYVEIDAAARKADRGVLACGNFAITVVLLQKFAEMAARHLEHWEIIDYAKAGKVDVPSGTVRELAFRLGQVKAAAQVVPIDEVNGPKETRGATMSGTQVHAVRLPGYQLGVEVIFGADGQRLHLKHEAGDGSKPYVSGGLLAIRKVHTVRGVVRGLDKVMEGL; the protein is encoded by the coding sequence ATGAACAATGACATTCGCGTTGCCGTCGGTGGTGTCACCGGCTGGGCCGGTGGCGAGTTGGCACGCGGCGTGGCACATGCCGCCGACATGACACTGGTGGCGGGCCTGTCGCGTGGCGCGGCGGGACAGGCACTGGCGAAACTGACGGGGCACGCCGACACTCCGGGCATTGCCGTGGCCAGCATCGAGGAACTAAACCAGACGCCTTACGACGTCTACGTCGAATACACCAAGCCGACCATCGCAAAGCACAACATCCTGCAGGCGCTGGCGCGCGGCGCGCACGTCGTGGTGGGCACCTCTGGGCTGACGGACGACGACTACGTGGAAATCGACGCCGCCGCGCGCAAGGCAGATCGTGGCGTGCTGGCTTGCGGCAATTTCGCGATCACGGTGGTGCTGCTGCAGAAGTTTGCCGAAATGGCCGCGCGCCATCTGGAGCACTGGGAAATCATTGACTACGCCAAGGCTGGCAAGGTCGACGTGCCGTCGGGCACGGTGCGCGAACTCGCATTCCGGCTCGGCCAGGTCAAGGCCGCCGCGCAGGTGGTGCCGATCGACGAGGTCAACGGCCCGAAGGAAACGCGCGGCGCGACGATGTCGGGCACGCAGGTGCACGCGGTGCGGCTGCCCGGCTACCAGCTCGGCGTGGAGGTGATCTTCGGCGCCGATGGCCAGCGCCTGCACCTGAAGCACGAAGCCGGCGATGGCTCGAAGCCGTACGTGTCCGGTGGACTGCTGGCGATCCGCAAGGTCCACACCGTGCGCGGCGTGGTCCGCGGACTCGACAAGGTGATGGAAGGGCTCTGA
- a CDS encoding chloride channel protein — translation MTDSAEPPDSSNSSGSSDPTKATSPSGAGKPPDSASTRHPDQPDRLSKLRLHARSTAFRKTRQFGRISRTTIRYGAFMCGAGFVALFSIVFAYIAEVALNWNAKLTTATPWLAFVILPFGLAALRWLTIRLAPQARGSGIPQVIAAVTLPPAGVAQTVLVSFRQSMWKVLLTTGALLAGASVGREGPSVQVGAAAMLAWGRLCHEKLQFRIGFHPNALIAAGAAGGLAAAFNTPLAGVVFAIEELGRGTSVRWDRLVLSGVLTAGFLSLAVLGNNPYFSVKVPMLVLHDAWGPVLLCAVVNGVMGGLFAKLLIAGVPGLTPSSWRGWLNAHPVMVAFFCGLIVAALGWATAGATFGTGYEQASGLINGTPHSTIWFGLAKFVATVVSYFAGIPGGIFTPSLAIGAGIGDTVSHFLSGATEPRVLALVSMAAFLAAATQAPITASVIVMEMTRTQDLTIYLLAASLLASFLSRQFNPHPFYHHMGHAFRREAMSIGRKSASASA, via the coding sequence ATGACCGATTCCGCCGAGCCGCCCGATTCGTCCAACTCTTCCGGTTCCTCCGATCCCACCAAAGCCACGTCGCCTTCTGGTGCCGGCAAGCCCCCAGATTCCGCATCCACGCGACACCCGGACCAGCCCGACCGCCTGAGCAAGTTGCGCTTGCACGCGCGCAGCACCGCATTCCGCAAGACACGTCAGTTTGGCCGAATTTCGCGCACCACCATTCGCTATGGTGCGTTCATGTGCGGCGCGGGCTTCGTGGCGTTGTTCTCGATCGTCTTTGCCTATATCGCCGAAGTGGCGCTGAACTGGAACGCGAAGCTGACGACGGCCACGCCGTGGCTGGCGTTCGTGATCCTGCCGTTCGGGCTGGCCGCATTGCGCTGGCTGACCATTCGGCTGGCGCCGCAGGCGCGCGGCAGCGGCATTCCGCAGGTGATCGCCGCCGTGACGCTGCCGCCTGCGGGCGTTGCGCAGACCGTGCTGGTCTCGTTCCGGCAATCCATGTGGAAGGTGTTGCTGACGACCGGCGCATTGCTCGCCGGCGCCTCGGTGGGCCGTGAAGGGCCATCGGTTCAGGTCGGCGCCGCTGCCATGCTGGCCTGGGGCCGCTTGTGTCACGAGAAGCTCCAGTTTCGCATCGGATTTCATCCGAACGCGCTGATCGCGGCCGGTGCGGCCGGTGGTCTTGCCGCGGCATTCAACACGCCGCTGGCCGGGGTGGTGTTCGCGATCGAGGAATTGGGCCGTGGAACGTCGGTGCGTTGGGACAGGCTGGTGCTATCCGGCGTGCTGACGGCAGGCTTTCTGTCGCTGGCAGTGCTCGGCAACAATCCGTACTTCAGCGTCAAGGTGCCGATGCTGGTGCTGCACGACGCCTGGGGGCCGGTGCTGCTCTGCGCCGTGGTCAACGGCGTGATGGGCGGGCTGTTCGCCAAGCTGCTGATCGCGGGGGTGCCGGGCCTGACACCGTCATCGTGGCGCGGCTGGCTGAACGCGCATCCGGTCATGGTGGCGTTCTTCTGCGGCCTGATCGTGGCCGCGCTCGGCTGGGCAACCGCTGGCGCGACGTTCGGCACGGGCTATGAGCAGGCATCTGGCCTGATCAACGGCACGCCACACAGCACGATCTGGTTCGGGCTGGCGAAGTTCGTTGCCACCGTGGTGTCGTATTTCGCGGGCATCCCTGGTGGCATCTTTACCCCCTCGCTGGCCATCGGCGCGGGCATCGGCGACACCGTGTCCCATTTCCTCTCGGGCGCGACCGAGCCGCGCGTGCTGGCGCTGGTGTCGATGGCCGCATTCCTGGCCGCCGCCACGCAGGCGCCGATCACCGCCAGCGTGATCGTGATGGAGATGACCCGCACGCAGGATCTGACGATCTACCTGCTTGCGGCGTCGCTGCTGGCGTCGTTCCTGTCGCGCCAGTTCAACCCGCATCCGTTCTATCACCACATGGGCCACGCCTTCCGCCGCGAGGCAATGTCGATCGGCCGGAAGTCAGCGTCAGCGTCCGCGTGA